A genomic region of Candidatus Pseudomonas phytovorans contains the following coding sequences:
- a CDS encoding Hpt domain-containing protein: MTDMHIDHKVLRDLREVMEEGYLQLVQTFLDDSERRLSQLHAAKSAEELGAAAHSFKGSSSNMGAVALAGLCQQLEDRARRPPLYGIEDLVNRIDQEYLVVQHFYRGEQQQISAG; this comes from the coding sequence GTGACTGACATGCATATTGACCACAAGGTACTCCGTGACCTGCGTGAAGTCATGGAAGAGGGCTACCTGCAGTTGGTGCAAACCTTTCTCGACGACTCCGAACGGCGCCTGAGCCAGTTGCACGCCGCCAAAAGCGCCGAAGAGCTCGGTGCGGCTGCCCACAGTTTCAAGGGCAGCAGCAGCAACATGGGTGCCGTGGCACTGGCTGGCCTGTGTCAGCAACTGGAAGACCGCGCGCGGCGGCCCCCGCTGTATGGTATCGAAGACCTGGTCAACCGCATCGACCAGGAATATCTCGTGGTGCAGCACTTCTATCGCGGTGAGCAGCAGCAGATTTCTGCAGGCTGA
- a CDS encoding flagellar hook-length control protein FliK, with translation MPVAPNPLLQASAIASTSRSATAQADKPAQALGDKGDGFGQVMARQGRDKAAGHDDKVAPAKPKDKPEAAAGGKKDPADKTAVADDGNKLPAGDDAQADTGLRDASLVAGQVTDAQPGAQLIQAQAEAVAPVLQAATAQVAAQPEEPAAEEAFDPDADPLANLPTLRLALEHSAQAKGGTSTHALDPSRAQGEDGQAAVNTLANLVGDAEGEAGEPGDKAFGALLEDGLKDTKGASSDTRIDDFASRLASLTQAATAKTANAVPANAGPLHQPLPMNQGAWAEGLVNRVMYLSSQNLKSADIQLEPAELGRLDIRVNVATDQSTQVTFISGHAGVRDALDSQMHRLRELFAQQGLAQPDVNVADQSRGQQQQQGQAQGSNLSGVAARQAEQGGVEVADSVRPAEQQVIVGDSAVDYYA, from the coding sequence ATGCCTGTTGCACCCAACCCTTTGTTGCAAGCCAGCGCCATTGCAAGCACCTCGCGTTCGGCCACCGCGCAGGCGGATAAACCGGCGCAGGCGCTGGGTGACAAGGGCGACGGCTTTGGCCAGGTGATGGCCAGGCAAGGGCGTGACAAGGCCGCCGGGCATGATGACAAGGTCGCCCCGGCCAAGCCCAAGGACAAACCTGAGGCGGCAGCGGGTGGCAAGAAAGACCCCGCCGACAAAACTGCGGTTGCCGATGACGGCAACAAATTGCCAGCTGGCGACGATGCCCAGGCCGATACCGGGTTGCGTGACGCCAGCCTGGTGGCCGGCCAGGTCACCGACGCTCAGCCTGGCGCACAACTGATCCAGGCCCAGGCTGAGGCTGTTGCGCCGGTGCTGCAGGCGGCCACGGCGCAGGTTGCCGCACAGCCCGAAGAACCCGCTGCCGAAGAAGCCTTCGACCCCGATGCCGACCCGTTGGCCAACCTGCCAACCTTGCGCCTGGCGTTGGAGCACAGCGCTCAGGCCAAAGGGGGGACTTCGACCCATGCCCTGGATCCGTCCCGAGCCCAGGGCGAGGATGGGCAGGCAGCCGTCAATACCTTGGCGAACCTGGTGGGCGATGCCGAGGGGGAAGCGGGTGAACCAGGTGACAAGGCCTTCGGTGCCTTGCTTGAAGATGGCCTGAAAGACACCAAGGGCGCCAGCAGCGACACCCGCATCGATGATTTCGCCAGCCGCCTGGCGAGCCTGACCCAGGCAGCCACGGCCAAGACCGCCAATGCGGTGCCGGCCAATGCCGGCCCGTTGCACCAGCCGTTGCCGATGAACCAGGGCGCCTGGGCCGAGGGCCTGGTCAACCGGGTCATGTACCTGTCCAGCCAGAATCTCAAATCGGCGGATATCCAGCTGGAGCCGGCCGAGCTGGGCCGGCTGGATATTCGCGTCAATGTTGCGACGGACCAGTCGACCCAGGTCACCTTCATCAGCGGTCACGCCGGTGTGCGTGATGCCCTCGACAGCCAGATGCACCGCCTGCGCGAACTGTTCGCCCAGCAGGGGCTGGCCCAGCCGGATGTCAACGTGGCCGACCAGTCCCGTGGGCAGCAACAGCAGCAGGGGCAGGCGCAGGGCAGCAACCTGTCCGGCGTGGCGGCGCGGCAGGCGGAGCAGGGTGGCGTTGAGGTTGCCGATAGTGTCCGCCCTGCAGAGCAGCAGGTGATTGTCGGCGACAGTGCGGTCGATTATTACGCCTGA
- the fliL gene encoding flagellar basal body-associated protein FliL, giving the protein MAKSEAVKDPATKGKLKLILLAVVGLLLAIGLSVGATWFIMHKGESAPAAEPAASNVKPAAIYEALTPAFVVNFNQNGRQRYMQLSITMQARNQADLDALKVHMPVIRNNLVMMFSGQGFDTLASSPVGQEMLRQKATAVVQEVAQKEVGKPVIDQLLFTNFVLQ; this is encoded by the coding sequence ATGGCGAAGAGCGAAGCAGTCAAAGACCCCGCCACTAAAGGCAAACTCAAACTGATCCTGCTGGCCGTCGTGGGCCTGCTGCTGGCGATCGGCCTTTCGGTGGGCGCTACCTGGTTCATCATGCACAAGGGCGAGTCGGCCCCGGCCGCCGAGCCTGCGGCCAGCAACGTCAAGCCTGCGGCGATCTACGAGGCGCTGACCCCGGCATTCGTGGTGAATTTCAATCAGAACGGCCGCCAGCGCTACATGCAATTGAGCATCACCATGCAGGCGCGTAACCAGGCCGACCTGGATGCCCTCAAGGTGCACATGCCGGTGATCCGCAACAACTTGGTGATGATGTTCTCCGGGCAGGGCTTCGACACCCTGGCCAGCAGCCCGGTCGGGCAGGAGATGTTGCGCCAGAAGGCCACCGCAGTGGTCCAGGAAGTGGCGCAGAAGGAAGTCGGCAAGCCGGTCATCGACCAGTTGCTGTTCACCAATTTCGTATTGCAGTAG
- the fliM gene encoding flagellar motor switch protein FliM has protein sequence MAVQDLLSQDEIDALLHGVDDGLVQTESASEPGSIKSYDLTSQDRIVRGRMPTLEMINERFARYTRISMFNLLRRSADVAVGGVQVMKFGEYVHSLYVPTSLNLVKIKPLRGTSLFILDAKLVFKLVDNFFGGDGRHAKIEGREFTPTELRVVRMVLDQCFVDLKEAWQAIMPVTFEYMNSEVNPAMANIVGPSEAVVVSTFHIELDGGGGDLHVTMPYSMIEPVREMLDAGFQSDLDDQDERWVKALREDVLDVAVPLTATVARRQLKLRDILHMQPGDVIPVELPEHLVLRANGVPSFKARLGSHKGNLALQIIDPIERR, from the coding sequence ATGGCCGTACAGGACCTGCTGTCCCAGGATGAAATCGATGCCCTGTTGCACGGCGTCGACGACGGGCTGGTGCAGACCGAAAGTGCATCCGAGCCTGGCAGTATCAAAAGCTACGACCTGACCAGTCAGGACCGCATCGTGCGGGGTCGCATGCCGACCCTGGAAATGATCAACGAGCGCTTCGCCCGTTACACCCGCATCAGCATGTTCAACCTGCTGCGCCGTTCCGCCGACGTGGCCGTGGGTGGCGTGCAGGTGATGAAGTTCGGCGAATACGTGCACTCGCTGTACGTGCCGACCAGCCTCAACCTGGTCAAGATCAAGCCGCTGCGCGGCACCTCGCTGTTCATTCTGGATGCCAAGCTGGTGTTCAAGCTGGTAGACAACTTCTTCGGCGGCGATGGCCGCCACGCCAAGATTGAAGGCCGCGAATTCACCCCCACCGAACTGCGCGTGGTGCGCATGGTGCTGGATCAGTGTTTCGTCGACCTCAAGGAAGCCTGGCAAGCGATCATGCCGGTCACCTTCGAGTACATGAACTCCGAGGTCAACCCGGCCATGGCCAACATCGTCGGCCCCAGCGAGGCGGTGGTGGTGTCCACCTTCCACATTGAGCTGGACGGTGGCGGCGGCGACCTGCACGTGACCATGCCGTACTCGATGATCGAGCCGGTGCGGGAAATGCTCGATGCCGGTTTCCAGTCCGACCTGGACGACCAGGACGAGCGCTGGGTCAAGGCCCTGCGCGAAGACGTGCTGGACGTGGCCGTGCCGCTGACTGCCACGGTCGCCCGGCGTCAGCTGAAGCTGCGCGACATCCTGCACATGCAGCCTGGCGACGTGATTCCGGTGGAGCTGCCCGAGCACCTGGTGCTGCGTGCCAACGGCGTGCCGTCTTTCAAGGCGCGCCTGGGTTCGCACAAGGGCAACCTGGCCCTGCAGATCATCGACCCGATCGAACGCCGCTGA
- the fliN gene encoding flagellar motor switch protein FliN, whose product MANENEITSAEDQALADEWAAALEETGSAGQADIDALLGGDTGSSGGAGRMPMEEFASSPKPNENVSLEGPNLDVILDIPVNISMEVGSTEINIRNLLQLNQGSVIELDRLAGEPLDVLVNGTLIAHGEVVVVNEKFGIRLTDVISPSERIKKLR is encoded by the coding sequence ATGGCTAACGAAAACGAGATCACCTCCGCAGAGGACCAGGCGCTGGCCGATGAGTGGGCTGCGGCCCTTGAAGAAACCGGCTCGGCCGGGCAGGCCGACATCGATGCGCTGCTGGGCGGTGACACCGGCAGCAGTGGCGGCGCTGGCCGCATGCCGATGGAAGAGTTCGCCAGCTCGCCGAAGCCGAATGAAAACGTCAGCCTCGAAGGCCCTAACCTGGACGTGATTCTGGACATCCCGGTGAACATTTCCATGGAAGTGGGCAGCACCGAGATCAACATCCGCAACCTGCTGCAGCTCAACCAGGGCTCGGTGATCGAGCTTGACCGCCTGGCCGGCGAGCCGCTTGACGTGCTGGTCAACGGCACGCTGATCGCCCATGGCGAAGTGGTGGTGGTCAACGAGAAGTTCGGCATTCGCCTGACCGACGTGATCAGCCCCAGCGAACGTATCAAGAAGCTGCGCTGA
- the fliO gene encoding flagellar biosynthetic protein FliO, with protein MRAIAAFAALLASQVCLAAATPTATPAVAPGSVGGQLAQMVFGLLLVVGLIFFLAWVLRRMQSTAVKGGQVIEIVGSRAIGPRDRLLLVQVGKEQILIGHTPGSIEALHVLAEPVEVPAGARQATPEFAQRLMELMGKDPKDKK; from the coding sequence ATGCGCGCCATTGCCGCGTTTGCTGCCCTGCTGGCCAGCCAGGTTTGTCTGGCCGCAGCCACGCCGACTGCGACCCCGGCAGTGGCGCCTGGAAGCGTGGGCGGTCAGTTGGCGCAGATGGTTTTCGGCCTGCTGCTGGTGGTGGGCCTGATCTTCTTCCTGGCCTGGGTGCTGCGGCGCATGCAAAGTACGGCGGTCAAGGGCGGGCAGGTGATCGAGATCGTCGGCAGCCGGGCCATCGGCCCGCGTGACCGCCTGCTGCTGGTGCAAGTGGGCAAAGAGCAGATCCTGATTGGCCACACCCCCGGTAGCATCGAAGCCCTGCATGTGCTGGCCGAACCCGTGGAAGTGCCAGCTGGCGCACGTCAGGCAACGCCGGAATTTGCCCAGCGGCTGATGGAGCTGATGGGCAAGGACCCTAAGGACAAGAAGTGA
- the fliP gene encoding flagellar type III secretion system pore protein FliP (The bacterial flagellar biogenesis protein FliP forms a type III secretion system (T3SS)-type pore required for flagellar assembly.) — protein MSGPLRMLLTLALLLAAPLALAADPLSIPAITLSNGADGQQEYSVSLQILLIMTALSFIPAFVILMTSFTRIIIVFSILRQALGLQQTPSNQILTGMALFLTMFIMAPVFDRVNQDALQPYLKEQMTAQQAIDKAQVPLKDFMLAQTRQSDLDLFMRLSKRTDIAGPDQVPLTILVPAFVTSELKTAFQIGFMIFIPFLIIDMVVASVLMAMGMMMLSPLIISLPFKIMLFVLVDGWALIMGTLASSFGGV, from the coding sequence ATGAGCGGCCCGCTGCGTATGTTGTTGACTTTGGCGCTGCTGCTGGCTGCGCCGCTGGCCCTGGCTGCCGACCCGTTGTCGATCCCGGCCATTACCCTGTCCAACGGGGCGGACGGGCAGCAGGAGTATTCGGTCAGCCTGCAAATCTTGCTGATCATGACGGCGCTCAGCTTCATCCCGGCGTTCGTCATCCTGATGACCAGTTTCACCCGCATCATCATCGTCTTCTCGATCCTGCGCCAGGCTCTGGGCCTGCAGCAGACACCGTCGAACCAGATTCTGACCGGCATGGCGCTGTTCCTGACCATGTTCATCATGGCACCGGTGTTCGACCGGGTGAACCAGGACGCCCTGCAGCCGTATCTCAAAGAGCAGATGACTGCCCAGCAGGCCATCGACAAGGCCCAGGTGCCGCTCAAGGACTTCATGCTGGCACAAACCCGGCAAAGCGACCTGGACCTGTTCATGCGCCTGTCCAAGCGCACCGACATCGCCGGCCCCGATCAGGTCCCGCTGACGATTCTGGTGCCGGCATTCGTCACCTCCGAGCTGAAAACCGCGTTCCAGATCGGCTTCATGATCTTCATTCCGTTTCTGATCATCGACATGGTGGTGGCCAGTGTGCTGATGGCCATGGGCATGATGATGCTGTCGCCGCTGATCATCTCGCTACCGTTCAAGATCATGCTCTTCGTGCTGGTGGATGGTTGGGCCCTGATCATGGGTACCCTGGCCAGCAGTTTCGGCGGCGTGTGA
- the fliQ gene encoding flagellar biosynthesis protein FliQ, translating into MTPEVAVDLFRDALWLTTLMVAVLVVPSLLVGLVVAMFQAATQINEQTLSFLPRLLVMLITLIVAGPWLVQKFMEYITTLYTNIPQLIG; encoded by the coding sequence ATGACACCTGAAGTAGCTGTCGACCTGTTCCGTGATGCCCTGTGGCTGACCACCCTGATGGTCGCCGTTCTGGTTGTGCCGAGCCTGTTGGTGGGTTTGGTGGTGGCGATGTTCCAGGCTGCCACGCAGATCAACGAACAGACGCTGAGCTTTCTGCCACGTTTGCTGGTAATGCTGATTACGCTGATCGTGGCCGGGCCGTGGCTGGTGCAGAAGTTCATGGAGTACATCACCACCCTCTACACCAATATCCCGCAGTTGATCGGTTGA
- the fliR gene encoding flagellar biosynthetic protein FliR yields MLELTDTQIGTWVATFILPLFRVTAVLMTMPIFGTRMLPARVRLYVAVAITVVIVPALPPLPEFDPLSLRGLLLCAEQIIVGALFGLALQLLFQAFVIAGQIVAVQMGMAFASMVDPANGVNVTVISQFLTMLVSVLFLLMNGHLVVFEVLTESFTTLPVGNALVVNQFWELAGRLGWVFAAGLLLILPVIAALLVVNIAFGVMTRAAPQLNIFSIGFPLTLVMGMFIFWVGLADVLSHYQALASEALQWLRELARAR; encoded by the coding sequence ATGCTGGAGCTGACCGACACGCAGATCGGCACCTGGGTCGCCACTTTCATCTTGCCGCTGTTCAGGGTGACGGCGGTGTTGATGACCATGCCGATCTTTGGCACGCGCATGCTGCCAGCGCGGGTGCGCCTTTACGTCGCGGTGGCGATTACCGTAGTGATCGTGCCGGCGCTGCCGCCGTTGCCTGAATTCGACCCTCTGAGCCTGCGAGGCCTGCTGCTGTGCGCCGAGCAGATCATTGTCGGCGCGCTGTTTGGCCTGGCCTTGCAGTTGCTGTTTCAGGCCTTCGTGATTGCCGGGCAGATCGTCGCGGTGCAGATGGGCATGGCCTTCGCCTCGATGGTCGACCCCGCCAACGGCGTGAACGTCACGGTGATCAGCCAGTTCCTGACCATGCTGGTGAGCGTGTTGTTCCTGTTGATGAATGGCCACCTGGTGGTGTTCGAGGTGCTGACCGAAAGTTTCACCACCTTGCCGGTGGGTAATGCGCTGGTGGTCAATCAGTTCTGGGAGCTGGCTGGGCGGCTGGGCTGGGTATTTGCGGCCGGCCTGTTGCTGATCCTGCCGGTGATCGCTGCGTTGCTGGTGGTGAACATTGCCTTTGGTGTGATGACCCGTGCCGCGCCGCAGCTGAACATCTTTTCCATCGGTTTTCCGCTGACGCTGGTCATGGGCATGTTCATTTTCTGGGTCGGCTTGGCCGATGTGCTGTCTCACTACCAGGCATTGGCCAGTGAAGCGCTGCAATGGCTGCGTGAACTGGCGAGGGCGCGCTGA
- the flhB gene encoding flagellar biosynthesis protein FlhB gives MAESESGQDKTEDPTEKRKRDAREKGEIARSKELNTVAVTLAGAGGLLAFGGYLAETLQSIMRMNFSLTRDIIVDERAMGAFLLASGKMAIWAVQPVLILLFVISFVAPIALSGFLFSGSLLQPKFSRMNPLAGLKRMFSMHGVTELLKALAKFFVILAVAVVVLMNDRQALLSIANEPLEQAIIHSLQVVGWSTLWMSAGLLLIAAADVPIQLYQTHKKMKMTKQEVRDEYKDSEGKPEVKQRIRQLQREMSQRRMMAAVPQADVIITNPTHYAVALQYDPEKGGAAPLLLAKGTDFMALKIREIGVEHKIQILESPALARAIYYSTEPEQEIPAGLYLAVAQVLAYVFQIRQYRAGRGKRPEPLKEDLPIPPDLRRDS, from the coding sequence ATGGCAGAGAGCGAGAGCGGTCAGGACAAGACAGAAGACCCCACCGAAAAGCGCAAGCGCGACGCCCGCGAGAAAGGCGAGATCGCCCGTTCCAAGGAGCTGAACACGGTCGCGGTGACCCTGGCTGGGGCTGGTGGCCTGTTGGCGTTCGGCGGCTATCTGGCTGAGACATTGCAGAGCATCATGCGCATGAACTTCAGCCTGACCCGCGACATCATTGTCGACGAACGGGCCATGGGCGCCTTCCTGCTGGCTTCGGGCAAGATGGCGATATGGGCCGTGCAGCCGGTGCTCATCCTGCTGTTCGTGATTTCCTTCGTGGCGCCTATCGCCCTGAGTGGTTTCCTGTTTTCCGGCAGTCTGCTGCAGCCGAAATTCAGCCGCATGAACCCCCTGGCGGGGCTCAAGCGCATGTTCTCGATGCATGGCGTGACCGAGCTGCTCAAGGCCCTGGCCAAATTCTTCGTGATCCTGGCGGTGGCAGTGGTGGTGCTGATGAATGACCGCCAGGCCTTGCTGTCGATCGCCAATGAGCCGTTGGAGCAGGCGATCATTCACAGCCTGCAGGTAGTGGGCTGGAGTACGTTGTGGATGTCTGCCGGGCTGCTGCTGATTGCGGCGGCGGACGTGCCCATCCAGCTGTACCAGACGCACAAGAAAATGAAGATGACCAAGCAGGAAGTGCGTGACGAATACAAGGACAGTGAAGGTAAGCCCGAGGTCAAGCAACGCATTCGCCAACTGCAGCGCGAGATGTCGCAGCGGCGCATGATGGCGGCGGTGCCGCAGGCGGATGTGATCATCACCAACCCGACGCACTATGCGGTAGCTCTGCAGTACGACCCGGAGAAGGGCGGGGCTGCACCCTTGCTGCTGGCGAAGGGCACCGACTTCATGGCCTTGAAGATTCGTGAGATTGGCGTGGAGCACAAGATCCAGATCCTCGAATCGCCGGCGCTGGCGCGGGCAATCTACTACTCCACCGAGCCGGAGCAGGAAATCCCTGCCGGCTTGTACCTGGCGGTGGCGCAGGTGCTGGCCTACGTGTTCCAGATCCGTCAGTACCGTGCGGGTAGAGGCAAGCGGCCAGAGCCATTGAAAGAAGACCTGCCGATCCCGCCAGACCTGCGCCGCGATAGCTGA
- the flhA gene encoding flagellar biosynthesis protein FlhA, translated as MDRTQLISNARNNLAGLGRGNLGVPLLLLVMLAMMMLPIPPFLLDVFFTFNIALSIVVLLVCVYALRPLDFAAFPTILLVATLLRLALNVASTRVVMLHGQEGHGAAGKVIQAFGEVVIGGNYVVGGVVFAILMIINFVVVTKGAGRISEVSARFTLDAMPGKQMAIDADLNAGLIDQAQAKHRRAEVAQEAEFYGSMDGASKFVRGDAIAGLLILFINLIGGMLIGMLQHGMTFGDAGKVYALLTIGDGLVAQLPSLLLSTAAAIMVTRASGSEDMGKLINRQMFDSPRALAVSGALMIIMGLVPGMPHVAFLSLGLLACGGAYLVWKKQHKVKLEAQQEAQRQQDLLPSPQRALDTKELGWDDVTPIDMIGLEVGYRLIPLVDRNQGGQLLARIKGVRKKLSQDLGFLMPTVHIRDNLDLQPSAYRLTLMGVILAEAEIYPDRELAINPGQVFGTLNGIAARDPAFGLEAVWIDVGQRSQAQSLGYTVVDASTVVATHLNQILQKHCHELIGHEEVQQLLQVLAKASPKLAEELVPGVISLSGLLKVLQALLSEQVPVRDIRSIAEAIANNAGKSQDTAALVAVVRVGLCRAIVQSIVGVESELPVITLEPRLEQILLNSLQRAGQGQEDGVLLEPSMAEKLQRSLIEAAQRQEMQGQPAILLVAGPIRAMLSRFGRLAVPNLHVLAYQEIPDNKQVTIVATVGPNG; from the coding sequence GTGGATCGCACTCAGTTAATCAGCAACGCCCGCAATAACCTGGCCGGTCTCGGCCGGGGCAACCTGGGTGTGCCGCTGTTGCTGCTGGTGATGTTGGCAATGATGATGTTGCCGATACCGCCGTTCCTGCTCGACGTGTTCTTCACCTTCAACATCGCTTTGTCGATCGTGGTGCTGCTGGTCTGCGTGTACGCCCTGCGCCCGCTGGACTTCGCCGCCTTCCCCACCATCCTGCTGGTGGCCACGCTGTTGCGCCTGGCCCTGAACGTCGCTTCCACTCGCGTGGTGATGCTGCACGGCCAAGAGGGCCACGGCGCTGCCGGTAAGGTGATCCAGGCCTTCGGTGAGGTGGTGATCGGCGGTAACTACGTGGTCGGTGGCGTGGTGTTTGCCATCCTCATGATCATCAACTTCGTGGTGGTGACCAAGGGTGCCGGGCGTATCTCGGAAGTGAGCGCGCGTTTCACCCTCGACGCCATGCCCGGCAAGCAGATGGCCATTGACGCCGACCTCAACGCCGGCCTGATCGACCAGGCCCAGGCCAAGCATCGCCGTGCCGAGGTGGCCCAGGAGGCCGAGTTCTACGGCTCGATGGACGGTGCCAGCAAGTTCGTCCGCGGTGATGCCATCGCCGGCCTGCTGATCCTGTTCATCAACCTGATCGGTGGCATGCTGATCGGCATGCTGCAGCACGGTATGACCTTCGGCGATGCCGGCAAGGTGTACGCCTTGCTGACCATCGGTGACGGTTTGGTGGCGCAATTGCCATCACTGCTGCTGTCCACCGCTGCCGCGATCATGGTCACCCGCGCCTCGGGCTCCGAGGATATGGGCAAGCTGATCAACCGGCAGATGTTCGATTCGCCCAGGGCCCTGGCGGTGTCCGGTGCACTGATGATCATCATGGGCCTGGTCCCTGGCATGCCTCACGTGGCCTTCCTCAGCCTTGGCCTGCTGGCGTGTGGCGGCGCCTACCTGGTGTGGAAGAAGCAGCACAAGGTCAAGCTGGAGGCGCAACAAGAGGCGCAGCGCCAGCAAGACCTGTTGCCCTCGCCACAGCGCGCGCTGGATACCAAGGAGCTCGGCTGGGACGATGTGACGCCCATCGACATGATCGGCCTGGAAGTCGGTTACCGGCTGATCCCGTTGGTCGACCGCAACCAGGGCGGCCAGTTGCTGGCGCGGATCAAGGGTGTGCGCAAGAAGCTGTCCCAGGACCTGGGTTTTCTCATGCCCACCGTGCACATTCGCGACAACCTCGACCTGCAGCCCAGCGCTTATCGTCTGACCCTCATGGGGGTGATCCTGGCCGAAGCCGAGATCTACCCGGACCGGGAGCTGGCGATCAACCCGGGGCAAGTGTTCGGCACCCTGAACGGCATTGCCGCACGCGACCCGGCGTTCGGCCTGGAAGCCGTGTGGATCGACGTCGGTCAGCGTTCCCAGGCGCAGTCGCTGGGTTATACGGTGGTTGACGCGAGCACCGTGGTGGCCACTCACCTCAACCAGATCTTGCAGAAACACTGCCACGAGCTGATCGGCCACGAAGAGGTTCAGCAACTGCTGCAGGTGCTGGCCAAGGCATCGCCTAAACTTGCCGAAGAACTGGTGCCCGGTGTCATTTCCTTGTCGGGCTTGCTCAAGGTGCTGCAAGCGCTGTTGTCGGAGCAAGTGCCGGTACGCGATATTCGCAGTATTGCCGAGGCCATCGCGAATAACGCGGGCAAGAGTCAAGATACCGCCGCGCTGGTGGCGGTGGTGCGCGTCGGATTGTGTCGCGCCATCGTGCAAAGCATTGTCGGCGTTGAGTCGGAGCTACCAGTTATTACCCTGGAGCCAAGGTTGGAACAGATTTTGCTCAATAGTCTGCAAAGGGCCGGGCAGGGTCAGGAAGACGGTGTTCTTCTGGAGCCTAGCATGGCCGAGAAGCTGCAACGTTCGCTGATTGAAGCGGCCCAGCGCCAGGAAATGCAGGGCCAGCCGGCCATCCTCCTGGTCGCCGGCCCAATCCGCGCCATGTTGTCGCGTTTCGGTCGCCTGGCTGTACCGAATTTGCATGTTCTGGCGTATCAGGAAATACCGGACAACAAGCAAGTCACCATCGTTGCCACCGTGGGCCCTAACGGCTGA
- the flhF gene encoding flagellar biosynthesis protein FlhF — protein sequence MQVKRFFAADMRQAMKLVRDELGADAAIIGNRRIAGGVELTAALDYKLSALAPRVPNAELEEELRKTHTRIATAQAELDHRPDSSDNNRQLFAGQSLTAAEPLIEPHVDAPEAAAAPAAAPAAAPVDPRLFDAMRSELSGLRELLEVQLGSLAWNQLQGSKPQQANIWRRLQRIGLSGPIARELLDLTTEIEEPRQAWRMLLAHLARMIEIPEVEPIEEGGVIAMVGPAGMGKTTTLAKLAARYVLKYGAQNLALVSMDSFRIGAQEQLKTLGRILNVPVTYVDPGQSLAAALEPLLRKRVVLIDTAGLQASDPALRMQLETLAGRGIAAKNYLVLATTSQKQVLTAAYHSYKRCGLAGCILTKLDETASLGDVLSLAISHELPVAYLTDGPRIPDDLHLPRGHQLVSRAVNVQQQDEPSEEAMADMFADLYHNPRRAG from the coding sequence ATGCAAGTTAAGCGATTTTTCGCCGCCGATATGCGTCAGGCCATGAAACTGGTCCGTGACGAGCTGGGCGCCGATGCCGCGATCATTGGCAACCGCCGCATTGCCGGTGGTGTCGAACTGACGGCCGCGCTGGACTACAAGCTGTCCGCCCTGGCCCCGCGCGTGCCCAACGCCGAACTGGAAGAAGAGCTGCGCAAGACCCATACGCGCATCGCCACTGCCCAGGCCGAGCTGGATCACCGCCCGGACAGTAGCGACAACAACCGCCAATTGTTTGCCGGGCAGTCGCTGACGGCAGCCGAGCCGTTGATCGAGCCGCACGTCGATGCCCCTGAGGCTGCTGCCGCCCCTGCTGCCGCCCCTGCTGCAGCGCCGGTCGACCCGCGCCTGTTCGATGCCATGCGCTCCGAGCTGTCGGGCCTGCGCGAGCTGCTTGAAGTACAACTTGGTTCATTGGCCTGGAATCAGCTACAGGGCAGCAAACCGCAGCAGGCCAACATTTGGCGCCGCCTGCAGCGCATCGGCCTGTCCGGTCCGATTGCCCGCGAACTGCTGGACCTGACCACCGAGATCGAAGAGCCTCGTCAGGCTTGGCGCATGCTGCTGGCGCACCTGGCGCGGATGATCGAAATTCCTGAAGTCGAGCCGATCGAAGAGGGCGGGGTAATCGCCATGGTCGGCCCGGCCGGCATGGGCAAGACCACCACCCTGGCCAAGCTCGCCGCGCGCTACGTGCTCAAGTACGGCGCGCAGAACCTGGCGCTGGTGAGCATGGACAGCTTTCGTATCGGTGCTCAGGAACAGCTCAAGACCCTGGGCCGAATCCTCAATGTGCCAGTGACCTACGTCGACCCGGGCCAGTCGCTGGCCGCGGCGCTGGAGCCACTGCTGCGCAAGCGCGTCGTGCTGATCGACACTGCCGGCCTGCAGGCCAGCGACCCGGCGCTGCGCATGCAGTTGGAAACCCTGGCCGGGCGCGGCATTGCCGCGAAGAACTACCTGGTGCTGGCCACCACCAGCCAGAAGCAGGTGCTGACCGCCGCCTACCACAGCTACAAGCGCTGCGGCCTGGCCGGTTGCATCCTGACCAAGCTGGATGAAACGGCAAGCCTCGGCGATGTGCTGAGCCTTGCCATCAGTCATGAATTGCCTGTGGCCTATCTCACCGATGGCCCGCGCATTCCTGACGACCTGCACCTGCCGCGTGGCCACCAGCTGGTCTCCCGTGCGGTCAATGTGCAGCAGCAGGACGAGCCCAGCGAAGAGGCCATGGCCGACATGTTCGCTGATCTCTATCACAACCCCCGGCGAGCGGGTTGA